Proteins from a single region of Apium graveolens cultivar Ventura chromosome 7, ASM990537v1, whole genome shotgun sequence:
- the LOC141673008 gene encoding uncharacterized protein LOC141673008, with translation MPDVQAQVNDFVVKLRKRKIEGSKTTAKQTAELLRSVISQQRVPHTNQAGGYIQAIKAVGEQLIAANPVELAVGNVVRRVLHIIREEDLSLTTASIGGLSVSAASDEEDDLERDDHPVLSAAAVAAASRSTLRPPSLQTLLEDVPHSAAVPHTYSSGGDSEGKSKSTDKNSRSRKLKHNIIETVNELIQDITTCHEQIAEQAVEHIHQNEVILTLGSSRTVIEFLCAAKEKKRSFRVFVAEGAPRYQGHVLAKELVARGLQTTVITDSAVFAMISRVNMVIVGAHAVMANGSVIAPVGLNMVALAAQRHAVPFVVLAGIHKLCPLYPHNPEVLLNELKSPAELLDFGEFSDCMDFGTGSGSPLLHVVNPAFDYVPPKLVSLFITDTGGHNPSYMYRLIADYYSADDLVIQQRPTS, from the exons ATGCCGGATGTGCAAGCACAAGTTAATGATTTTGTGGTCAAGCTTCGAAAGCG GAAGATTGAGGGGTCGAAGACGACAGCGAAGCAGACGGCAGAATTGTTGAGGTCAGTGATTTCGCAGCAGCGAGTTCCGCATACTAATCAGGCTGGGGGTTATATTCAGGCTATTAAAGCCGTTGGGGAGCAACTCATTGCTGCCAATCCTGTCG AACTTGCAGTTGGGAATGTTGTCAGGCGCGTTCTGCATATAATACGAGAGGAAGATCTTTCTCTTACGACTGCTTCTATTGGTGGTCTGAGTGTATCAGCTGCAAGTGATGAAGAAGATGATCTTGAGCGAGACGATCACCCAGTTCTGTCTGCTGCTGCTGTCGCCGCTGCTTCAAGAAGCACACTAAGGCCACCTTCCTTGCAGACACTTCTTGAGGATGTCCCTCATTCTGCTGCCGTTCCCCACACTTATTCCTCTGGTGGTGATTCTGAAGGAAAAAGCAAGT CTACCGATAAGAATTCAAGGAGCCGGAAGCTAAAGCACAATATTATCGAGACTGTAAATGAGCTCATTCAAGATATCACTACCTGCCATGAGCAAATTGCTGAGCAAGCCGTGGAGCATATTCACCAAAA TGAGGTAATACTGACATTAGGCAGTTCAAGAACAGTAATTGAATTTCTTTGTGCtgcaaaagaaaaaaagagaTCGTTCCGAGTGTTTGTGGCAGAGGGTGCTCCAAG ATATCAGGGGCATGTTCTTGCCAAGGAGTTGGTTGCTAGAGGATTACAGACCACAGTAATTACTGATTCTGCGGTGTTTGCTATGATTTCCAGAGTGAATATG GTCATTGTGGGAGCTCATGCTGTCATGGCGAATGGTAGTGTTATAGCACCTGTTGGGTTGAATATGGTTGCACTTGCTGCTCAAAGACATGCTGTTCCCTTTGTGGTTCTTGCTGGCATTCACAAG TTGTGCCCCCTGTATCCTCACAATCCAGAAGTCTTACTGAATGAGCTGAAGTCCCCAGCCGAGCTACTAGATTTTGGAGAATTCTCAGATTGCATGGATTTTGGGACTGGCTCCGGTTCTCCTCTTCTTCATGTTGTGAATCCTGCATTTGATTATGTCCCTCCAAAGCTTGTCAGTTTATTTATTACCGACAC
- the LOC141672546 gene encoding putative ADP-ribosylation factor GTPase-activating protein AGD11: MVLQIHDDHDHAWTILELNFVFGIEMSAQKEIKGSRADASTSMQKEIKGSKAEARTSMQKEMNGSKTDVSTSTQKEIKGSKEDTGTSMRKEIKGSKANASVQREIKGSKTDAGTSMQKEIKGSKGDAGRSMRKEIKGSKVDVSTSKEIKGSKADEGTSVQKEFKGSKADASTSKEIKGSKANEGRSCTSVQKEIKGSKADTDTSMQKEIMGSKVDVVTSMRKEHKGSKTDADTSMQKEIKGSKVDAGTSMRKEHKDSKTDTDTSMRKEIKGSKSDAVSGNRLRDLLHSNSLQKSRQGSCSESPRESPQERLNKFSSEAANKFCADCGTPDPKWVSSNIGAFICIKCSGVHRSLGVHISKILSIKLDEWTDEQVEALRELGGNTSVNYKFEGAIPDNFKKPNPDSSIEERVDFIRRKYELQQFLRADELINCPLPYPSSSSSKSGSVEKNSNNKTRSSFRNSWKKSESKTTKKSNSMVGMVEFVGLIKVNIVKGSNLAVRDMMSSHSDPYVILTLGNQSVKTQSVKNSLNPVWKDTLMLSIPNNIPPLKLLVYDKDTFTYDDHMGEAEIDIQPLVAAAKAAENVKSKESMELGKLIASKENMLVFDSNINLADGKVKQTITLKLNNVERGLMEIELECVLLT; this comes from the exons ATGGTTTTACAAATAC ATGATGATCATGATCATGCATGGACAATTTTAGAGTTGAATTTTGTCTTTGGAATTGAAATGTCTGCGCAGAAAGAAATTAAGGGCTCAAGGGCCGATGCAAGTACATCTATGCAGAAAGAAATTAAGGGCTCCAAGGCGGAGGCAAGAACGTCTATGCAGAAAGAAATGAATGGCTCTAAGACGGATGTAAGCACATCTACGCAGAAAGAAATTAAGGGCTCCAAGGAGGATACAGGCACATCTATGCGAAAAGAAATCAAGGGCTCCAAGGCGAATGCATCTGTGCAGAGAGAAATTAAGGGCTCAAAGACGGATGCAGGTACATCCATGCAAAAAGAAATTAAGGGCTCCAAGGGTGATGCAGGTAGATCTATGCGGAAAGAAATCAAGGGTTCCAAGGTGGATGTAAGTACATCTAAAGAAATTAAGGGCTCCAAGGCGGATGAAGGTACATCTGTGCAAAAAGAATTTAAGGGCTCCAAGGCGGATGCAAGTACATCTAAAGAAATTAAGGGCTCCAAGGCGAATGAAGGTAGATCATGTACATCTGTGCAGAAAGAAATTAAGGGCTCCAAGGCGGATACAGATACATCTATGCAGAAAGAAATTATGGGCTCCAAGGTGGATGTCGTTACATCTATGCGGAAAGAACATAAGGGCTCCAAGACGGATGCAGATACATCTATGCAGAAAGAAATTAAGGGCTCCAAGGTGGATGCCGGTACATCTATGCGGAAAGAACATAAGGACTCCAAGACGGATACAGATACATCTATGCGGAAAGAAATTAAGGGTTCCAAGTCGGATGCAG TATCAGGAAATCGTCTCCGTGATCTGTTGCATTCAAACTCCCTTCAAAAATCAAGGCAGGGGAGTTGCAGTGAAA GTCCTCGAGAAAGTCCTCAAGAAAGACTGAATAAATTTTCGTCCGAAGCTGCAAATAAATTCTGTGCAGATTGTGGGACACCAGATCCAAAATGGGT ATCTTCAAATATAGGAGCTTTTATATGTATCAAGTGTTCTGGAGTACATAGAAGTCTTGGAGTGCATATATCGAAG ATATTATCGATAAAACTAGATGAATGGACAGATGAGCAAGTTGAAGCTCTGAGAGAGTTAGGGGGGAATACAAGTGTAAACTACAAGTTTGAGGGAGCCATCCCAGACAACTTTAAAAAACCAAATCCAGATTCTTCCATTGAAGAGCGAGTCGACTTCATTAG GAGAAAGTATGAGTTACAACAATTTTTGAGAGCTGATGAATTGATTAACTGTCCCTTACCATATCCATCATCATCAAGTAGCAAATCTGGTTCAGTCGAGAAGAATAGCAACAACAAAACTCGTAGCTCTTTTCGCAATAGTTGGAAAAAGTCGGAAAGCAAGACCACTAAGAAGAGCAATTCAATG GTAGGCATGGTTGAATTTGTAGGACTAATAAAGGTCAATATAGTCAAAGGCAGTAATCTAGCAGTTCGAGATATGATGTCCAGTCACAGTGATCCCTATGTCATCCTTACATTGGGAAATCAA TCAGTGAAGACACAATCCGTTAAAAATAGTTTGAATCCAGTGTGGAAGGACACACTTATGTTATCAATTCCGAATAACATTCCTCCTCTCAAGCTG CTTGTATATGACAAGGACACATTCACATATGATGATCACATGGGAGAAGCTGAGATTGACATCCAACCGTTAGTTGCTGCTGCCAAAGCAGCTGAAAATGTTAAATCTAAAGAGTCGATGGAGCTGGGAAAGTTGATCGCAAGCAAAGAAAACATGCTAGTGTTTGACAGTAACATTAATTTAGCAGATGGGAAAGTGAAACAGACGATTACACTCAAACTGAATAATGTTGAAAGAGGATTAATGGAGATTGAACTTGAATGTGTTCTTCTAACATAA